One Phycisphaeraceae bacterium genomic window carries:
- a CDS encoding NAD-binding protein → MGLITLVGLITIGLSTYMILYSHPLYEFLAPALRVFERRSPHRETNDESDAPEGADAIVVGMGRYGLNIAKELRSRGWSVLGVDFDPHAVRNATAQGINAHYADAEDPEELGELPIASARWVVCTTPLHATERSILESLRANGYKGMVAATAHRAEEASALERAGVTMTLFPYADGAVRAAERIDSHEPGRRSAPVVTRPDAAPRADA, encoded by the coding sequence ATGGGCCTGATCACGCTCGTGGGTCTGATCACGATCGGGCTGTCGACGTACATGATCCTTTACTCGCACCCGCTGTACGAGTTCCTTGCGCCGGCGCTGCGCGTGTTCGAGCGCCGGTCTCCTCATCGCGAGACCAACGACGAGAGCGATGCGCCGGAGGGCGCCGACGCGATCGTGGTCGGCATGGGGCGCTACGGGCTGAACATCGCGAAGGAGCTGAGGTCGCGAGGGTGGTCGGTGCTGGGCGTCGACTTCGACCCGCACGCGGTCAGAAACGCGACGGCGCAGGGCATCAATGCGCACTACGCCGACGCGGAAGACCCGGAGGAGCTCGGCGAACTTCCCATCGCGTCGGCGCGGTGGGTCGTCTGCACGACGCCGCTGCACGCGACGGAGCGGAGCATCCTCGAGTCGCTGCGAGCGAACGGCTACAAGGGGATGGTGGCGGCGACGGCGCACCGCGCCGAGGAGGCGTCGGCGCTGGAGCGAGCGGGCGTGACGATGACGCTGTTCCCCTACGCCGACGGCGCGGTTCGCGCCGCCGAGCGGATCGACTCGCACGAGCCGGGGCGCCGTTCGGCGCCGGTGGTCACTCGGCCCGACGCTGCGCCGCGAGCAGACGCGTGA
- a CDS encoding serine/threonine protein kinase — translation MTARPDEIWESFLRDLEGREDLDEFVAREAGDFLTLANPARSAPQPPPDELEWLRGAVPGLHAVREIGRGGMGVVLEVIQRSTERRAALKILNPDLRDPRFIRRLEREAVALGRLDHPNIARLYAAGQCRGQLRGTPWILMEYVEGLPLLEAIDAHGLDLRQRATVIMHIADAIACAHEHGVLHLDLKPGNILVRADLVPKVLDFGIARLLDDKVGESTLTLLTHGFGTLTAMAPEQFEGRAGGACSDVYALGAMLYRALTGVHPVDLDGVPFTRAAQRVINDTPRSPREFRRDIPADLETIVLTALEKSPMDRYISAAAMRDDLRRWLGGEPIHAKPTGAMGRLWRLAKRNRREAGLLTLGVVTVLSVATVAVVQAVDARRAQADAEGRLVDLRALSTSLVVDFIDQLERVPGAVEIRAEVLRRTLDSYRALEHHALKDPEFARELVDAYTKLGAALGHPDFASLGLPSAKEPLDHAAALGERALERFGMNAPLARATAFAHQNAHHWEFPPYGPAGSSARLERASELTLAASRLDPGRVEDDLSLLRFDIRAAHAMRNHQANPGGSLDRFLELFPRVREILPRIDDANERVDLLIRAALPAGIVSRESGRPLDGVTLFDDALSLLGSQPTSTHEGLRPVLEMRILSLHADYILTRADAGLQINDRLEPMREIVRRSREIDHIHSEDGTIGRTAMVTGMYLSNALAIASESPLASPELLSALPEAVEWAEWSLERLRRRIAEGTATGPDLVTYEPSIHAVITRLLAAQRRAE, via the coding sequence ATGACCGCCCGCCCCGACGAGATCTGGGAATCGTTCCTTCGCGACCTCGAGGGTCGTGAAGATCTCGACGAGTTCGTCGCGCGCGAAGCGGGCGATTTCCTCACACTGGCGAACCCGGCGCGCAGCGCGCCGCAGCCGCCTCCCGACGAGCTGGAGTGGCTGCGCGGCGCGGTCCCCGGGCTCCACGCGGTCCGCGAGATCGGTCGCGGCGGGATGGGCGTGGTGCTCGAGGTCATCCAGCGGTCCACCGAGCGCCGCGCGGCGCTCAAGATCCTGAACCCCGATCTGCGCGACCCGAGATTCATTCGGCGCCTCGAACGGGAAGCCGTCGCGCTCGGCCGGCTCGACCACCCGAACATCGCGCGCCTCTACGCCGCCGGCCAGTGCCGCGGGCAGCTCCGCGGGACTCCCTGGATCCTTATGGAGTATGTCGAGGGCCTCCCCCTGCTCGAGGCGATCGACGCGCACGGCCTCGACCTGCGCCAGCGCGCGACCGTGATCATGCACATCGCGGACGCCATCGCGTGTGCGCACGAGCACGGCGTCCTGCACTTGGACCTCAAACCCGGCAACATCCTCGTGCGCGCCGACCTGGTCCCCAAGGTCCTCGATTTCGGCATCGCCAGGCTCCTCGACGACAAGGTGGGTGAATCAACGCTCACCCTGCTCACCCACGGCTTCGGCACTCTGACCGCGATGGCGCCCGAACAGTTCGAGGGACGCGCCGGGGGCGCGTGCTCGGATGTCTACGCGCTGGGCGCGATGCTCTATCGCGCCCTGACCGGCGTGCACCCGGTCGACCTCGACGGCGTCCCCTTCACCCGCGCCGCGCAGCGCGTGATCAACGACACGCCGCGCAGCCCGCGTGAGTTCCGGCGCGACATCCCGGCGGACCTCGAGACCATCGTCCTCACGGCGCTCGAGAAGTCCCCCATGGACCGCTACATCTCCGCCGCCGCCATGCGCGACGACCTTCGCCGCTGGCTCGGGGGCGAGCCGATCCACGCCAAGCCCACCGGGGCGATGGGCAGACTCTGGCGCCTCGCGAAGCGCAATCGGCGCGAAGCGGGGCTGCTGACGCTCGGCGTCGTCACCGTGCTCTCGGTCGCGACGGTCGCTGTGGTGCAGGCCGTCGACGCAAGGCGTGCCCAGGCCGACGCCGAGGGCCGGCTGGTGGACCTGCGCGCGCTCAGCACATCGCTCGTCGTGGATTTCATCGATCAGCTCGAGCGCGTGCCGGGGGCCGTCGAAATCCGGGCCGAGGTGCTCCGGCGCACGCTGGACAGCTACCGGGCCCTCGAGCACCACGCCTTGAAGGATCCCGAGTTTGCGCGCGAACTCGTCGATGCGTACACGAAACTGGGCGCCGCCCTGGGCCATCCGGACTTCGCCTCGCTCGGACTCCCCAGCGCCAAAGAGCCGCTCGACCACGCCGCCGCCCTGGGAGAACGCGCCCTCGAGCGCTTCGGGATGAACGCGCCCCTCGCGCGAGCCACGGCGTTCGCGCACCAGAACGCGCACCACTGGGAGTTCCCCCCTTACGGACCCGCCGGCAGCAGCGCGCGCCTCGAGCGCGCGAGCGAGCTCACCCTCGCCGCGTCGCGACTCGATCCGGGGCGCGTCGAGGACGACCTCTCGCTCCTGCGATTCGACATCCGCGCCGCGCACGCCATGCGCAACCACCAGGCAAACCCGGGCGGCTCGCTCGACCGGTTCCTCGAACTCTTCCCCCGTGTGCGCGAGATCCTCCCTCGCATCGATGACGCGAACGAACGCGTCGACCTGCTGATCCGCGCCGCGCTGCCGGCAGGGATCGTGTCGAGGGAGTCGGGGCGCCCGCTCGATGGGGTCACGCTCTTCGACGACGCCCTCTCACTCCTCGGCTCGCAGCCGACATCGACGCACGAAGGCCTGCGTCCGGTTCTGGAGATGCGGATTCTCAGCCTCCACGCCGACTACATCCTCACGCGCGCCGACGCCGGTCTCCAGATCAACGACCGTCTCGAGCCCATGCGTGAGATCGTGCGCCGCAGCCGCGAGATCGACCACATTCACTCCGAGGACGGGACCATCGGCAGGACCGCTATGGTCACCGGGATGTACCTCTCGAACGCCCTCGCGATCGCGTCCGAGTCTCCGCTCGCCTCGCCCGAGCTCCTCAGCGCCCTGCCAGAAGCCGTGGAGTGGGCCGAGTGGTCACTCGAACGACTCCGCCGGCGCATCGCCGAAGGCACGGCGACCGGCCCCGACCTCGTCACCTACGAACCCAGCATCCACGCGGTGATCACGCGTCTGCTCGCGGCGCAGCGTCGGGCCGAGTGA
- a CDS encoding efflux RND transporter periplasmic adaptor subunit yields the protein MLLGASGAFPGCGPGGDAGAQRPPVSAPSLRVRYIEAWESPVELRLRAVGTTRAVDSVTVTSEVSGRVLRLGFTDESIVDRGQVLAELDAGLARAERDAAAARKERLRILYERTLEAFRAGASNQTEVDNARTQFAEVEAELERASRVVEDHTIVAPFQGRVGRRLVSVGALVSPGDPIAELRTVSPIQLVFSAPEMYLSSLRVGQRVDARSPAFPGRVFSGELAVSGSQVDRATRTIEVYALVENPEDALKPGMFLSVEQVVGVRDNAVLVPESAVIREGARADVFVIVEGKARRREVEIGERQPGVVEIVRGVRAGERVITQGIQRVRDGIVVDASPDTDLEGLGVRIGAAFHEQPAFGAQSASRSRQSALRAVGAPAVREEVVTVEPMSDELAPFDERAP from the coding sequence ATGCTGCTCGGTGCATCGGGGGCGTTCCCGGGCTGCGGGCCCGGTGGCGACGCCGGCGCGCAGCGACCCCCGGTGTCCGCGCCGAGCCTGCGGGTTCGGTATATCGAGGCGTGGGAGTCGCCTGTCGAGCTCCGGTTGCGCGCCGTGGGCACGACCCGCGCCGTGGATTCGGTGACCGTCACGAGCGAGGTCTCCGGTCGCGTGCTTCGGCTCGGGTTCACGGACGAGTCCATCGTCGACCGGGGGCAGGTGCTGGCGGAGCTCGACGCTGGGCTGGCTCGCGCCGAGCGCGACGCCGCCGCGGCGCGCAAGGAGCGGCTTCGCATCCTCTACGAGCGCACGCTCGAGGCGTTTCGCGCCGGGGCCAGCAACCAGACCGAGGTCGACAACGCGCGCACGCAGTTCGCGGAGGTCGAGGCCGAACTCGAACGGGCGTCGCGGGTGGTGGAGGACCACACGATCGTCGCGCCGTTCCAGGGTCGCGTCGGGCGGCGTCTCGTGAGCGTGGGCGCGCTGGTCAGCCCGGGCGACCCGATCGCCGAGCTGCGCACTGTGAGCCCGATCCAGCTCGTGTTCTCGGCGCCCGAGATGTACCTGTCGTCGCTGCGGGTCGGCCAGCGGGTCGACGCCCGCTCCCCGGCGTTCCCGGGGCGCGTGTTCAGCGGCGAGCTGGCGGTCTCCGGCTCGCAGGTCGATCGCGCCACGCGCACCATCGAGGTGTACGCGCTCGTTGAGAACCCCGAGGACGCGCTCAAGCCGGGCATGTTCCTGAGCGTCGAGCAGGTCGTCGGCGTGCGCGACAACGCGGTCCTCGTCCCTGAGTCCGCGGTCATCCGCGAGGGCGCCAGGGCCGATGTGTTCGTCATCGTCGAGGGCAAGGCGCGGCGACGCGAGGTCGAGATCGGCGAGCGCCAGCCCGGCGTCGTCGAGATCGTCCGCGGCGTGCGCGCGGGGGAGCGCGTCATCACCCAGGGCATCCAGCGCGTTCGCGACGGCATCGTGGTCGACGCGAGCCCCGACACCGATCTGGAGGGCCTGGGCGTCCGGATCGGGGCCGCGTTCCACGAGCAGCCCGCGTTCGGTGCGCAGAGCGCCAGTCGCTCCCGACAGAGCGCGCTGCGCGCCGTGGGCGCCCCGGCAGTACGAGAAGAGGTCGTGACCGTCGAGCCCATGAGCGACGAGCTCGCCCCGTTCGATGAGCGGGCGCCCTGA